The Eggerthella guodeyinii sequence CAAGCAGCTTCTCGTTGACGGCCTCAAGCTGGGTGCGCTGAGTCTCCAGCAACGCATTCGCCCGCTCGAGTTCCGCAGTGCGCACGTCCACCTGTTGCTCCAAATGGTCGTAGAGCTCCTGCAATTGCACAGCCATCGAATCGAACGAGCGCGCCAGATCCTCTAACTCATCGCGATCGCCTATCCGCGAAAGATCGACGTTGAAATCATGGCGCTCTATCTTGCGCGCGGCCCCACCGAGCTGCTTGAGCGGCTTCGCAACGAGATGGGCGATGCCGAAAAAGATCGCAGCAAGCCCGCCAGCGAGAACCAGCGCGAAGATCACGGTTTCCTGCAAGAGATTCGTCCGCGAATTCTGCAGATACGTGTCGACCGGCATGATGATGCTCGCTGCGCCAGCGATATCGCCGATCTTCTGGCCTTCCTTCTCATACCCCAGAACATCGAGTTCGCCAGCCGGTTCGCCATGGCAATCCAGACACGACTCCGTCACGAAGAGCGGTTCAACATAGCGGAACACATCGTAGCCCTCGTCGTCGGTCGTGAGCGCGTAATACGAACCAAGCGACGGATCGGACTTGAGGGCTTCAAGCGCTTCGCGCTCGAACTCGTCCGGAGCGTCGGATTTCCTGCGCGTGGAGGTATTCGTGTAATGAATGATGTAATCGGTCTCGGCGGTAAAAGAGCGGCTGATGGATTTGGCCGCAACCACGCAGTACAGCGTATAGTTTCCGTCTTCGTCGGTTTTGAACTGGTTTTGATTGCGCTCCATGAAGTCCCAGACCGCATCCATCTCCACGGCAAGAACTTGCGCTTTTTCGAGCAATTCGCGTTCGGTCTGCTCATGTTGCGTGTGCTGGCGCCACGCAACGTTGAATCCGAGCAGCACGGCGATCACCGCGACGAACAGCACGGCGAATTTGAAATACAGGTTAGCTCTTCGTACAACCGTCCCCTTGCCCATAAGCGCGTTCCCCCTGGCGAGCCTCGAGCGCATCACCCAGCTCGACCAAGGCCGTTTCGTCGAGCCGCAGAAACTCTTTAAGCAATTGTACAACGCGAACGTATAAACCGTAGCTGGCGGGCAACGTCGAACATGCTTCCGCATAATCCGGCATCCAAGCCATTGCATGGCCGCACAAAAAACTGTGCGAGGAATGCACGAGTCTCCGAGCCTCCAAGGCGTCCGGCCGCCCCAACGCCTCCACCATGCGCACGCCAAGCGAAGCCATGAAATCGAGTTCTATGGCAATGTGGTCGTCGGCGACATGAGGATAACCCGAGCAAACATACCCCTCGGCGAAATACGCTCTCCTCACTTCCAGCGTGCGCTCCTGGAACAAAGACTCGTCGGACCCTCTCCAACTCGATTCCCATGGACGAACCGGCAGCGCTTCCGGACCGACGAAAAGCCTCGCATACGCCGCCGAAGCGCGCTCTCGTCCAGCGTCGTCGTGCGCCCGCAACGCCTCGACCTCAAGCATCGCAGCTTCTTGAGCTGCGCGGAAGCGGAGATCGGCTTCGCAGAATACGGCCAGCGCGCTCACGTTCTCCTCAGCGAGCACCCACTCGAGCACCGCAGGAACAGGCGCATACCCCAGAACGGCCTGAAACCACAGATACGCTTGCGATCGAGACATGGCCAACAGCTCGATATCGCCATCCTTCGTTCTCATCGCTTCCCCCTCGCGTTCGCGAAGAAGGCCGAGCCGCGCTGCGCATCTCCTCCGCCCAGCGCGGCCGACCTCTCTTCCCACCGTCCTAGAGCACTTCTTCCTCGGGATTGATCACCTTGCCCGGCAGCGCCCCATCCGGATTGAGCCGGGATGGCGTGAGAACGAGGGAGGGATTCGTTCCCGTGTCGTCCGGCAAGGGAGGAACAGCATGAACCGATCCGTGCTGCGCTTCAAGTTCGGACAGCTCGCCGAAGCTCAACGCGCGCGTCACGCATGCGGCGACGCAAGCGGGCTCCTCGCCTTGGTCCACCAGCAGGCGGCAAAAATCGCATTTCACCGAATGAGCTCGGTCTTCGTCGACGAACGGTTGCCCGTAAGGACACGATTTCGCACACGTGCCGCAGGCTATGCAGAGGTCGGTGTCCACGTACACGATGCCATCCTCGCGCTTCGTCATGGCTCCCGACGGGCAATTCGCCACGCAGAGGGGGCTTGCGCAATGCATGCACGCCACGGAGATCGAATACACGAAGCTGCCTTCTTGCCGGCACGCCCCCTGCTCGTCGACTTTCCAGGAACCGCCGGCATAATCGTATACGCGACGCAGCTTGCGACCCAGCGCAAGATCGTTCTTGTCCTTGCATGCGATAACGCACGCCTTGCAGCCGACGCATGCGTCCGCGTTATGATAAAACCCCCATTGAGACATGTTCGACCTCCTATTCGGAAACGGGCGCGACGGATTCGCGCAGATAGTCCGGCTTGAGCTCGTCGCCCGTCCACGGTTCAAGCGAAACGAGCACGCTGTTGAACGGCTGGTACGCATCGCCGATGACGAGCGGGCGCGTGATGGTGTTCACGTTGCCGCCGACGTCCACCCCGGTCGCCTCGTCGGTACGGCGCCAGTTCCCCTGGCCGAGCACAACCACGCCCGGCATCAAGTTGGGAATGGGGTTCACGCGTCGCGCAATGGATGCCGCGCTCGAGGTGACCTTGACCCAATCCCCCTTCGACAGCCCGGTGCGCCCGGCATCGTATTCGCTGATCAGAATATCGTTTGCGAACACTTCGTTCAGCTGCTTCACATTCGAGAACACGCTGTGCGCCTGACGGATGTGGTGGATGGTGACAAGCTGATACGGATAGGCATCGTCCGATTTCGCCTGCTCGTACCCATCGAAAGCCGGCTTGTACTTGGGAAGCGCGTCGATGTCGCTGAACCCGATGAAATCGTAGTAGTCTTTGAGCGATTGACAGTATATTTCGTACTTGCCCGATGCGGTTGCAACCGGATTCGCTGCGGGATCGTCCCGAAACGCCTTTCCAAAGCAGTTCATCAACGCATCGCCATCGGAACGTTCGACTTGATAGGCGCCCTTCGCGAGGAAGTCCTGTATAGGCACGCGACCTTCCTGCGGCACGCCCTCCACCCCGTAGCGGTCGAGATCCTCTTGCGTAATGGCAACGAGCGGCTCGTAATCGCTGCCGTCTTCCGTCACCACGAACGCCGACGCCACTTTGTTGAACTCGCCTTGCTTCACGCTCTTGCGCGGCACGACGTCCTCGCCAACGCCGAATTTGTCTGCCAGCAAGAAGAAAATCTCGACATCGGCTTTGCTTTCATAATAGGGCTCGAGCACCTTGCTTCCCACCATCACGAATTCATGGGGGCACATCGGCGCAGCCGAAATATCGTACTCGAGCGTGGAGGTGACCGGAAGCACGATATCGGCAAGCCGCGCGTCGGTGGAGAACATGAAATCCTGGACGAGCACGAATTCGACCTTGCGGTACGCCTCTTCAACGAAGTTGCCGCCGCTGAATTGATTCGCCGGACTGTGCGCGTTGTCGCGGTACAAACACTTGATATCGCAACTGCGCTTCTCTTTGTTGCGGCCGGGCAGGGTGTACTCGCCCTTGACGACGGCTTCGTAGCACTCCGAATACGGCAGTCCGTACTCCTGCTCTGGATCGAGCTTGCCAGCGGCGATCGCACCCGCAGCGCGCGGTTCGGAACATACGGGATTCTGGGGAAACGCGTATCCGGCGCTTCCCAACTTGACCATGCCCTTGCCCGACGCACCGAAATGGCTCGTGCCCAAACCGGCGCCAGCCGCCACCTCGCCGCCGAGCACGCCGACGTTCCCCGTCATCCAGCCCACGGTGAAGAACAGCTGCGCGAATCGATTGCCGTAATACGTACGGGCTGGAGCTTGTCCCGCTTTGAGGGCCATCGGCTTGGTAGTGGCCATTTGCTCAGCTAAGCTGCGGATGGCCTCGGGCGAGGCGCCGCAGATCGCGCTGGCCCATTCCGGCGATCGCGGCGTGCCATCGTACGCTCCCAAAATGTAGTCTTTGAAGTTCTCGTCGGTTTTGGCATCAGCAGGCATATGGTCGGCGTCAAATCCCACGCAGCACCGATCGAGGAAATCTTGATCCTGCCAATCGTGCGTGATCATCTCGTAAGCAATGGCCTCGAGCAGCGCGCCATCGGTACCGGGACGGCACGGCACCCATTCGTCGGCAAGCGCCTGCGCCGAAGGGTGGAAGTACGGATCGACGATAATGACCTTCGCCCCCGCCTTGCGCTTTGCAACGATGAAGTTGTAGATGTCGGATCCGGCGATGCTCCACGCAGGGTTGAGGGCCCACAATACGATGAGCTGAGCATGACGCAAAGCCATGCGATCTTGAGCATCGCTCGCGCCAAGCGACCAATGTCCCCGGATCATCTGACTCGTTACCGAGAAACCGCCGACCGACGCTTGGCCCCAGGTGGTAAGGCAACCTCCTAGCATATTGAGCACGGAACTTCCCAGAAAACCAGCGCCGAGGCGCGTATCCATGAGGCCCATGGCCAAGAAAGCGCGATTGCCGTAGGTATCCCTGATGCGCGTCAGCTCTTGAGCGATCAGATCGATCGCCTCGTCCCAGCCGATGCGCTCCCATTCATCTTTCCCACGCAGCTCTCCCTGCGAGTTCTCGCCTCCGCCGGGGGACCAGTGCTTGCGCTTCATGGGATACTTGAGACGATCGGGGCCCGTCAGGAACGATCGCGTGCTCCTTCCGCGCGGACAGCATCGCTGCTGAGGATAGTCTTCGCTGTCTTCGTGGGTATTGTCGGTTCCATGGCGCACGATGACGCCATCCACAACGTACGCTCGATTGTAGCAACGGCTTGCGCAGGTGGTGGAAACGCAATTGAACGGAACCCATGCGCCCCCCTCGAGATCGATTTCCTGCTTCTCTTCCTTGGTCGTCTCGCGAACCTTGTTCTCGCATCCAGCCAATCCCAAGCTGGCCACAGCGGCCGCAGCCGCCGTGGCGGCAACGAACGTGCGACGATCGAACGAAGATGCCCGAACCGCGTCAAACAATGACATAGGATTCCCCTTTCCCCGTATGCGTCGACCGAATTCTCTCTTCCGGTCCACGCTTCCACTCGCTATCATCAGAGTACGCACATTCGCGGATCAGCTCAATAAACGCTGTTTTAAGTTCGCTTTAACTTTTTTTAATCTAGCAGCTTTGCGCTGATGGTTTGCATAAGCGGGCCCTCGTGCCTTACGAACCGGAAGGACACCATGAAGTCGAGCGAACTGGCGAAGCTGGCGGGGGTGTCGGTGCGCACGCTGCGCCACTACCACGCCATCGGGCTGCTGCCCGAGCCGCCGCGCGGCGAGAACGGCTACCGCGACTACCACGCGGAGGATCTCGTGCGCCTGCTGCGCGTCAAGCGGCTGTCGTCGCTGGGGTTCTCGCTGTCGCGCATCGGCGAGGTGCTCGACGAGATGGACGCGAACCTGGCCGAGGCCTCCGGGCCGCATGCCGACGAGGCCCTCGACGAGCTCGATCGCGAGCTGGAGCTGCAGATCGAGCGCCTGCAAGAGCAGCGCCGCACCATCGCGCTGCTGAAGCAGGAGCAGATCGACCTCGACCTGCCGGTGCGGTTCGCGCGGATCAAGAAGCTGTTCGAGGAGCTTTCCGCACGCTCTGCCATCACGAAAAGCGACCGAGAAGCCCTCCTGCTCGCCGGCAACCTGTTCTCCGAGGAGGACGCCGACGAGCTTGAGCGCGTCATCTCGGCGCTGTTCGACGGCGAGATGATCGACCAGCTCCAAGCCGTTCAGGCGCGCTTCGACGAGCTGCCCGCAGACGCCTCGCGCGACGAGATCGACCGCGCGATCGATGCCGCGATGGAGCTGCTCGGCCCCTTCATCGATTGCTTCGACCCGGCCAACTGGGACAAGGACTACGACAGCGTTTCCGAGGACCTCCTGCGCGAGATAACGAAGAAGGACCTGAACGAGGCCCAGCGCGTCGCGACGGATCGTCTCGCGGAGGCGCTCGAGGCGCGCATCCTCGAACGGCTTCCCTCCACATCTTCGCCACAGGACGCTTGACCCCGACGTAACGTCGTAGTTTTTACTCCTTTCTAGCACGAATTGTCATCCCGAGCGAAGCGCCGCAGGCGCGCAGTCGAAGGATCTCGCCAGAAAGGACCCCTCATGTTCGGCCGCATATCCATCAGATTCCTCGTATCGAACGCGCTTTCCCTGCTGGGCAACTCCATCGCCAGCGTCGCCCTGCCCCTCATCCTGCTG is a genomic window containing:
- a CDS encoding ATP-binding protein, which encodes MGKGTVVRRANLYFKFAVLFVAVIAVLLGFNVAWRQHTQHEQTERELLEKAQVLAVEMDAVWDFMERNQNQFKTDEDGNYTLYCVVAAKSISRSFTAETDYIIHYTNTSTRRKSDAPDEFEREALEALKSDPSLGSYYALTTDDEGYDVFRYVEPLFVTESCLDCHGEPAGELDVLGYEKEGQKIGDIAGAASIIMPVDTYLQNSRTNLLQETVIFALVLAGGLAAIFFGIAHLVAKPLKQLGGAARKIERHDFNVDLSRIGDRDELEDLARSFDSMAVQLQELYDHLEQQVDVRTAELERANALLETQRTQLEAVNEKLLDESAYKSDFLAIMSHELKTPLTSILAFTELWEQSHGEGDEDDQVAIREIKENGRLLLQMISNILEMARLEAGKATLVCEAVDFRDLAAGVAGTVRPIAEKRGIGLEVVVHDDVPVFNADYEKLRRIMENLASNALKFTERGGSVVVETRYDAMLGEVVVCVSDTGVGIAREDVARVFERFAQCDRSENRRYGGSGLGLAVVKELVELHGGRVSVESELGRGSVFTVRIPAEADGWGDE
- a CDS encoding TorD/DmsD family molecular chaperone — translated: MRTKDGDIELLAMSRSQAYLWFQAVLGYAPVPAVLEWVLAEENVSALAVFCEADLRFRAAQEAAMLEVEALRAHDDAGRERASAAYARLFVGPEALPVRPWESSWRGSDESLFQERTLEVRRAYFAEGYVCSGYPHVADDHIAIELDFMASLGVRMVEALGRPDALEARRLVHSSHSFLCGHAMAWMPDYAEACSTLPASYGLYVRVVQLLKEFLRLDETALVELGDALEARQGERAYGQGDGCTKS
- a CDS encoding 4Fe-4S dicluster domain-containing protein, producing the protein MRTSRSTACSFRLNRGRATSSSRTICANPSRPFPNRRSNMSQWGFYHNADACVGCKACVIACKDKNDLALGRKLRRVYDYAGGSWKVDEQGACRQEGSFVYSISVACMHCASPLCVANCPSGAMTKREDGIVYVDTDLCIACGTCAKSCPYGQPFVDEDRAHSVKCDFCRLLVDQGEEPACVAACVTRALSFGELSELEAQHGSVHAVPPLPDDTGTNPSLVLTPSRLNPDGALPGKVINPEEEVL
- a CDS encoding molybdopterin-dependent oxidoreductase, which produces MSLFDAVRASSFDRRTFVAATAAAAAVASLGLAGCENKVRETTKEEKQEIDLEGGAWVPFNCVSTTCASRCYNRAYVVDGVIVRHGTDNTHEDSEDYPQQRCCPRGRSTRSFLTGPDRLKYPMKRKHWSPGGGENSQGELRGKDEWERIGWDEAIDLIAQELTRIRDTYGNRAFLAMGLMDTRLGAGFLGSSVLNMLGGCLTTWGQASVGGFSVTSQMIRGHWSLGASDAQDRMALRHAQLIVLWALNPAWSIAGSDIYNFIVAKRKAGAKVIIVDPYFHPSAQALADEWVPCRPGTDGALLEAIAYEMITHDWQDQDFLDRCCVGFDADHMPADAKTDENFKDYILGAYDGTPRSPEWASAICGASPEAIRSLAEQMATTKPMALKAGQAPARTYYGNRFAQLFFTVGWMTGNVGVLGGEVAAGAGLGTSHFGASGKGMVKLGSAGYAFPQNPVCSEPRAAGAIAAGKLDPEQEYGLPYSECYEAVVKGEYTLPGRNKEKRSCDIKCLYRDNAHSPANQFSGGNFVEEAYRKVEFVLVQDFMFSTDARLADIVLPVTSTLEYDISAAPMCPHEFVMVGSKVLEPYYESKADVEIFFLLADKFGVGEDVVPRKSVKQGEFNKVASAFVVTEDGSDYEPLVAITQEDLDRYGVEGVPQEGRVPIQDFLAKGAYQVERSDGDALMNCFGKAFRDDPAANPVATASGKYEIYCQSLKDYYDFIGFSDIDALPKYKPAFDGYEQAKSDDAYPYQLVTIHHIRQAHSVFSNVKQLNEVFANDILISEYDAGRTGLSKGDWVKVTSSAASIARRVNPIPNLMPGVVVLGQGNWRRTDEATGVDVGGNVNTITRPLVIGDAYQPFNSVLVSLEPWTGDELKPDYLRESVAPVSE
- a CDS encoding MerR family transcriptional regulator; this translates as MKSSELAKLAGVSVRTLRHYHAIGLLPEPPRGENGYRDYHAEDLVRLLRVKRLSSLGFSLSRIGEVLDEMDANLAEASGPHADEALDELDRELELQIERLQEQRRTIALLKQEQIDLDLPVRFARIKKLFEELSARSAITKSDREALLLAGNLFSEEDADELERVISALFDGEMIDQLQAVQARFDELPADASRDEIDRAIDAAMELLGPFIDCFDPANWDKDYDSVSEDLLREITKKDLNEAQRVATDRLAEALEARILERLPSTSSPQDA